The nucleotide sequence CCATCCCCCTTCTCTTTCCATCAAATATTTCCTTCGTCATCTTGGTGAGCGGGAGCATACATGCCGGATCTTCTTTTAAAAGTTTTTTCATTTTATTCTTCGTCGTCACCTCATCAAATACACTACTATAGGATGCTGAGGGATCTTTGAGGGAAATTTTTGCAACGGAAACCCTTACTGTAAAGGGGGGATTCTCAGCGAATCCGTAATCCTCATATTCTCGAAGCTTCATTACTAGAGGCTGTAACTCGATCTCTGATGAACTTGCTATTCCATCACAAAACATTCTCCACTTCCTCTTGAATTCCTCTTTCATCAATACCTCAATATCCTTTTCAATTAGTGGAAGCATTAATGTCATTGAAGCTGGAACTATCGCAAATCTCGGGAAATACCATTCAGTATATATGGGATTCAGAACTTTCATCACACATTCTCTTATATTAGGCACTGTATTCATGAGGTGATAGTAGTAGAAGAAGTTGAATCTGCATGTTGGAATTATTATGACATCAGGCCCATATTTTTCAATGAAATCAAGCACCACACTCCAGAGAAGTGTGGAAGCCATGTAGCTTGATGCCCATAAATCTCTTAGCTTCCTAGATTGTGATATGAAATCCTGTATTCCCGCCACATCTAAGTAGACGAGAAAACCTCCATCTCCATAAGCCCAGTTAACTGCGGATGCAGTTGCATAAAGATGATCAAATACTGTATGAGTGGGTATCCTAGTATCGGCAGGTCCTGATGGTAATCCTTCATTTATCCATAAGAGTTCATAGAGTCCATAAAGGACGAGATATGCTTTTTCCAGATTATCAATTTTCCTTAATATTTCATTCAGTTTTTCCATGACTTTCAATACTCTTTCCCTTGGTACATCTACATCACTTAGATCAATTTCTATTCTAGGATCTATTGGATTCTTCAACTTTATCGTTTTTTCCATTAACGCTCCCTTTTTATCCCCTATGAGTAAGCCGAGTAGCTTTCTATCAATTGAAGCCGCTAATCTATCAGCATCAATCACTAAGTCTTCTGAAAGCATATCAATTGCATTTTCAAGGGGTGTGCCAGTCAGCGCTTTCTTGGCAAGCTCTTCTGCCCATTCCTCATGTTTTTCACGTCTTCTTAAGCACCATGCTTTATCTGGAGGGTCATGAAATAGTGCTGCCACTTTTAAGAGGAAGAATTTCGAGGATTGTGACATTTACTCACCTTTTACCTTCCAGGTGGGAAAACAGCTTCGGCAAGTCTCTTTATTTCCAGCAAATATGGCATGAGAAGTGATGGGAGGATGGTTAAAATCTCTGAACCTGTTAATGCTTCTATACATGAGAGAGGGGACTTTGGATCTATATTGATCTTAGGTGTAAGTCTACTTATTTCTGAAAGAATTAGGTAGAGGTAAGCGGCATAACCCCCTTCCGTTGAGTTAAGTTTCTTCAAATTTTCTGATGCCACTTGGGCTTTTGTAACAAAATCAATGAAAGCTGCATATGTCTGTTTTTCTGCATCTTTAGTTTTAGCATATATGAAACTTAT is from Candidatus Methanomethylicota archaeon and encodes:
- the cmr5 gene encoding type III-B CRISPR module-associated protein Cmr5 is translated as MQKSISPEERAVNDFKLVYKLFQDILNSLGKDEEEFGKSFRARSRESPSLLYEIGVIPTISFIYAKTKDAEKQTYAAFIDFVTKAQVASENLKKLNSTEGGYAAYLYLILSEISRLTPKINIDPKSPLSCIEALTGSEILTILPSLLMPYLLEIKRLAEAVFPPGR
- the cas10 gene encoding type III-B CRISPR-associated protein Cas10/Cmr2 → MSQSSKFFLLKVAALFHDPPDKAWCLRRREKHEEWAEELAKKALTGTPLENAIDMLSEDLVIDADRLAASIDRKLLGLLIGDKKGALMEKTIKLKNPIDPRIEIDLSDVDVPRERVLKVMEKLNEILRKIDNLEKAYLVLYGLYELLWINEGLPSGPADTRIPTHTVFDHLYATASAVNWAYGDGGFLVYLDVAGIQDFISQSRKLRDLWASSYMASTLLWSVVLDFIEKYGPDVIIIPTCRFNFFYYYHLMNTVPNIRECVMKVLNPIYTEWYFPRFAIVPASMTLMLPLIEKDIEVLMKEEFKRKWRMFCDGIASSSEIELQPLVMKLREYEDYGFAENPPFTVRVSVAKISLKDPSASYSSVFDEVTTKNKMKKLLKEDPACMLPLTKMTKEIFDGKRRGMGKRGFEYCTMCGKLPAIIDEREIGGLKAFLGEGEKLCPYCLIKRIFSFRPGLALSKILGYGADIKIEKYPSLADISTFDFRDSIISNASKLNELWKYESIRELL